In a single window of the Desulfovibrio mangrovi genome:
- a CDS encoding glycosyltransferase family 9 protein produces MTKELPDHWLVIRLSALGDVALTTGVLSRWHRERGWRFTFLTLEQWAPVLKHHPAIDRVIGIRREDVRAANMIRLFRSLSREMAGCGLLDLHGTLRSGMLGAFWKGPKVRYPKFSLERRMFLRSNGRIFRDRLLEYNVPQRYALAIEQTAPPRRELLPEIHLLAEEKAQAAESIASLQMGPGKLVALHPYSTHINKAWRADYWQSLAASLVAAGHSVLVLGRGEKLGYPMPAGVHDLTNATSLRETCALLVQCDMLVTGDSGPMHLAGAVGTPVVALFGPTHAVWGFYPEGEHDIILEADEACRPCSLHGSKPCQHDQACMASLSPERVMQAVERMPVKQRA; encoded by the coding sequence TTGACCAAAGAACTACCGGATCACTGGCTGGTGATACGCCTCAGTGCGTTGGGCGATGTCGCTCTGACGACCGGCGTGCTTTCGCGCTGGCATCGGGAACGCGGCTGGCGTTTCACCTTTCTCACTCTGGAGCAGTGGGCTCCGGTGCTCAAGCATCATCCGGCCATTGACCGTGTTATCGGTATCCGGCGTGAGGACGTGCGTGCGGCGAACATGATCCGGTTATTCAGGTCTCTTTCACGGGAGATGGCAGGCTGCGGCCTGCTGGATCTTCACGGCACCTTGCGTTCGGGAATGCTCGGCGCGTTCTGGAAGGGCCCCAAGGTCAGGTATCCCAAGTTCAGCCTTGAGCGCCGGATGTTCTTGCGGAGCAATGGGAGAATCTTTCGTGACCGTCTGCTGGAATACAACGTGCCACAGCGTTATGCGCTGGCCATTGAACAGACGGCGCCACCCAGACGCGAGTTGCTGCCGGAGATTCATCTGCTTGCCGAAGAGAAAGCACAGGCAGCCGAGAGCATTGCCTCCCTGCAGATGGGACCGGGCAAGCTCGTTGCCCTGCACCCCTATTCAACACATATCAACAAGGCATGGCGGGCAGACTATTGGCAATCACTTGCAGCATCTCTTGTGGCCGCAGGGCACTCCGTTCTTGTTCTCGGGCGCGGAGAGAAGCTGGGATATCCCATGCCCGCAGGCGTACATGATTTGACCAATGCCACTTCGTTGCGGGAAACATGCGCGCTGCTGGTCCAATGTGACATGCTGGTAACGGGCGATTCGGGCCCCATGCATCTCGCAGGTGCTGTCGGTACGCCGGTGGTCGCCCTGTTCGGGCCGACCCATGCCGTATGGGGTTTCTATCCTGAGGGTGAGCACGACATTATTCTTGAAGCGGATGAAGCCTGTCGTCCATGTTCATTGCATGGAAGCAAGCCATGCCAGCACGATCAGGCATGCATGGCCTCCCTGTCTCCCGAGAGGGTGATGCAGGCAGTTGAGCGTATGCCGGTCAAGCAGAGGGCGTGA
- a CDS encoding GGDEF domain-containing protein has product MPDSSINATPFLHGTSTMPINTTQLRESLQRHTSLNLIVFKISDHILMRELYGDDVATNLNTQLRQGIEAALRELTVPELSNNTLFPLEAGEYLLTWPDAGPRQYRLADVAFTMKLRVQQHLKREMLRLTGREPHLNVGCATYRHKQDGTQGNDFMLAMRECRILARKGFDLDTLRLSREFKSVLQTRSIQTLYQPIVSFPSGDIMAWEALSRGPEQSPFRSPDILFDLAEEMGMLFALERVCRENAIVRADALAENQKLFLNIHPRTLTDPGFTPGSTREIIEKVGLKPENIVLEITERHSIRDFSLFYKTLDHYRGQGFQVAIDDAGTGYSGLSTIAELKPNFIKIDMSLIRNIDRDPVRRALLETIVAFADKIDSKVIAEGIETQEEASTLLQIGTHFGQGYYLGRPTYPKQQTTIDLSAIRPANQPIALRSTGYSVPVGSYAKPVNIVSPDTLVSEIREYFEENNLNSSIAVTANDEPVGLIMEYHLNRQLSAQYGLALYYKRPAKSVMDASPLIVDENTPVEATAQMAMQRSQLQAYDDVIITKKGKLLGLVTVQTLLNVLAQAQVELAKGTNPLTGLPGNVALENEIECRLRSEARFALIYADLDNFKAYNDTYGFKNGDRIILLLADILTWAIRRHGIRGDITAHIGGDDFVCVLDRNKAERICRAVTRCFKRLVRNCYSPHDREKGWILARGRDGVEREFPLVSVSLAVIDCQGSCSLQEIGERAAQMKHFAKSIPGNVYVVDRRSPVGSQSDSEGHEAEQ; this is encoded by the coding sequence ATGCCGGACAGCTCCATCAACGCCACACCATTCCTGCATGGCACCAGCACCATGCCAATCAATACTACCCAGCTTCGAGAATCACTCCAAAGGCATACCAGCCTCAACCTCATTGTCTTCAAGATCAGTGATCACATTCTCATGCGGGAGCTGTACGGGGATGACGTTGCCACCAACCTGAACACCCAGCTGCGACAGGGCATTGAGGCCGCCCTGAGGGAGCTTACGGTTCCCGAGCTATCAAACAACACGCTCTTTCCACTGGAAGCCGGAGAATATCTGCTGACATGGCCGGATGCCGGTCCACGGCAATACCGTCTTGCCGATGTCGCCTTCACCATGAAGCTGCGCGTGCAACAACACCTGAAACGTGAAATGCTCCGCCTGACAGGCAGAGAGCCACATCTGAATGTCGGTTGCGCCACCTATCGTCACAAGCAGGACGGCACACAGGGAAACGACTTCATGCTTGCCATGCGCGAATGCCGCATACTGGCCCGCAAGGGGTTCGATCTGGACACCCTTCGCCTGTCACGTGAGTTCAAATCCGTATTGCAGACACGCAGCATCCAAACCTTGTACCAACCCATTGTCAGCTTTCCTTCCGGCGATATCATGGCGTGGGAAGCTTTGAGCCGGGGCCCGGAGCAATCCCCTTTCCGGTCCCCGGACATCCTCTTCGACCTTGCAGAAGAAATGGGCATGCTCTTTGCCCTTGAACGGGTATGCCGTGAAAACGCCATCGTCCGTGCGGATGCTCTTGCAGAAAACCAGAAACTGTTTCTGAACATCCATCCACGCACCCTCACCGACCCCGGATTCACTCCCGGCAGTACCCGGGAAATCATCGAAAAGGTTGGATTGAAGCCGGAAAACATCGTTCTGGAAATTACGGAACGCCACTCCATCAGGGACTTCAGCCTGTTCTACAAAACCCTCGATCATTACCGGGGGCAAGGCTTCCAAGTGGCCATTGACGACGCGGGAACAGGCTATTCCGGCCTTTCCACCATCGCCGAACTGAAGCCCAACTTCATCAAGATAGACATGTCGCTGATCCGTAACATAGACCGAGATCCCGTGCGCCGCGCCTTGCTGGAAACCATCGTCGCCTTTGCCGACAAGATTGACTCCAAGGTCATTGCCGAAGGAATCGAGACGCAGGAAGAAGCCTCCACCCTGCTGCAGATAGGCACACATTTCGGGCAGGGATACTATCTTGGCAGGCCCACTTACCCAAAGCAGCAGACAACCATAGATCTCTCCGCCATCCGTCCTGCAAACCAGCCCATCGCGCTCCGAAGCACGGGGTACTCCGTTCCGGTGGGCAGCTACGCCAAACCGGTAAACATTGTCTCACCGGACACGCTGGTCAGTGAAATCCGAGAATATTTCGAAGAGAACAACCTTAACAGCAGCATTGCCGTGACGGCCAACGACGAACCTGTCGGACTGATCATGGAATATCATCTCAACAGGCAGCTTTCTGCCCAGTACGGCCTTGCTCTCTACTACAAACGGCCTGCAAAATCCGTCATGGATGCCTCCCCCCTGATCGTGGATGAAAACACCCCCGTTGAGGCCACCGCCCAGATGGCCATGCAGCGAAGCCAACTGCAGGCATACGACGATGTGATCATCACCAAAAAAGGCAAACTTCTCGGACTGGTCACGGTGCAGACACTGCTCAACGTGCTCGCACAGGCGCAGGTTGAGCTTGCCAAGGGAACAAACCCGCTGACCGGTCTTCCCGGCAATGTCGCGCTGGAGAATGAAATCGAATGCCGCCTCAGAAGTGAGGCCAGATTCGCACTCATCTACGCAGATCTGGATAACTTCAAAGCCTACAACGATACTTACGGATTCAAAAACGGAGACCGGATAATACTGCTGCTGGCAGACATCCTGACATGGGCCATCCGCAGACACGGCATCCGGGGCGATATTACCGCCCACATAGGCGGCGACGACTTCGTTTGCGTGCTCGACCGCAACAAGGCAGAACGCATCTGCAGAGCTGTAACACGCTGTTTCAAACGGCTGGTGCGCAATTGTTACAGTCCGCATGACCGCGAGAAAGGCTGGATTCTGGCCCGCGGACGGGACGGAGTCGAGAGGGAGTTCCCCCTTGTATCGGTGTCACTGGCAGTCATCGATTGCCAGGGCAGTTGCTCCCTGCAGGAGATCGGGGAACGGGCCGCACAGATGAAACACTTTGCCAAATCCATTCCCGGCAATGTGTATGTGGTGGACCGGCGCAGCCCCGTCGGAAGCCAAAGCG